Genomic segment of Rhinoderma darwinii isolate aRhiDar2 chromosome 12, aRhiDar2.hap1, whole genome shotgun sequence:
TGAGGTGacttgggctgagctgcaatacccgacacgacctgtggacaggtgtggagctgtttttgaaagaaagcagccatgtttttctaatcctgctacTATCCTATATACTATTTTTTTTCCGGCTGATCGGACATtgacatatcctagcgatatcccGTCAACTACTCCTGATGTAACCCCTTggaatcagggtaaatgtaatagcACAAATATAACTCTTGGTGTGTGATAATCACAGCAGTGCAAGATCAGAGCTGTACCTAATAATACACAACACGTTGTTACCTTTCTTTAAGCGGGATGTTTTTCGAGAGGTGGGTGTTGTATGGATAAGGGAAtcctacagagaaaaaaaaaaaagcaagaataTTGTTGTGGTCCTCATGCATGATAAACCCAGAATTCATGCGGTCTACGGTAAACCGCCATGATTTAGTTAATATctctgcagtgtatatatatgtgtgcgtgtgtgttggAGAGACCTAAAGTAAAGCAGTGAAGGGCTCGTGGCCTGTAGCTGGAAGTAACTACACAGATTTTGGCCGTAACGACCTGTGCACCACAATGCAACACGATCTCTCCACCTTTTTATCCTCTTTATTTTTATGTTGGGTGGAGCGCAGTGTTTCTGATGTAGAGCTCCAAATCACCTGCATagccataaatataaaatataacacgCTGgatacctgcagctgccactagagggagcgatAAACCGTATAACCgtgtgcagtaagctccccctactggtggctgcaggcagccacaaTGTCATCTTAGGGAACTTGtccagtaggtttggagccactaaacaacGAGAGTGCGGTTAAGCAGCTGGAGTTTAGCGTTCCAGCCCTGGCTACATAAACAACTGACATTTCAGGAATAGTTAGTAATGTAAATGACAACTTACCGCGATGAACGACATTGGGCACGTGCTAAAAATAGGGACCAGTACACAGCGCACACGCAGCGACACGAGGTGTACCGTCCCACTCTTCATGTGCGCAAAGTGGCCGATGCCGCCGGACTCCTTTTGAGAAGTAGTAATTTCACTTTACCATCTATTCCCAAAATGTACGTTTTTGACGGACAAGATTGAAACATTAAATCTGAGCTGCATAACAACATCCTGGtgatttagtggctccaaacctactgacgggttccctttaaagtgtagctaaacgtttgacaaacttctgacatgtcatagtgacatgtcagaagtttgtattggtgggggtccgagcactgagacccccaccaatcgctagaacgaagcagctaagaagattgtgtgagcgctcagctgcttcgtctgttcggctttttccggaaagcaatATATCGGTGTACAGacatatagactttctattgagtccgtacaccgatacatttatttccagaaaaagccgaacagacacgaagcggctgagcgctcacacgagaccttcagctgcttcgttctagtgatcggtgggggtctcagtgctcggacccccaccaatcaaaacttctgacaggtcactatgatatgtcagaagtttgtcaaaggttcagctacactttaaatattgagttataaaaacaaaataaagaaatgGGTGGACATTTACTGTAGAGTGAACTTGTCCCCATGATGCCTCTTTTTAGGGTATCACTCTGATGCTCTGATTAACTTATACTAGTGAGTAATCATACCCATGAGACAAACCCGCGCCCTCCCAGTGCCAAACAGGAGGGTGGCTTAAATTAAAACCCTTGTTTCTGTAGTCACATGGTGGATCACATGATCCCTCTCGGCCTGTTAGCTTCTGTGAAAATCTGCACAAGCTCATATCCTATATCCATATTGGTTCCGTATTTGGAGCTTATGTTAGGAAATGCAgccatatattattattttttttacatccagGTGACCATACTGGTACTGTGGTAACGTTACAGGAATCAATGGAGTGTAAAAGAGTCTTATCTGTACGCAGGTTCATATGAATGTCCAGAGAGGGGCAGTCACGGACGATACATCTCCGCACTTACCGATCCTTTTACATGGCCCCAGCTCATTAACTTGTCTCGTTTTAGGCCCTTCTGGATCCGGTACACAAACTTGTCATTGTCCAATCTGTTTAATAAAGTAAAAGGTCACATGTATTCCAATATATCTAAAACCTGGGAACTGTGCCGCAAAATGGAGACACCAAAACTAAGGCTCCTTTCTAATAAGAAAACTCAGAATGCGGTAAAGGCGTTGTacggtattagaaaaaaatggcgcTAATTTGGACTATGGACTGTGTGCGGTATTGCAGCATTCATGCGAATACGACTTAGCCGTAAAATACCAGACAACCCATGGACCGGcctggcagccatgtttttctaatctcatgcaAAGCCTTTAAGACGTATCCAAGACCTGGATCTATTGTGTGACTTCACCTCTAACCGCATTCTCACCCGTAGAGAGTGCCCATCATTCCTGGAGtgatatgttcacactgggggGTGTCGGCCAATGGGAACACAGAAGAGGAAGGAGTAGTGGGGTCCACGTGCTGCAGCTGGAAGACGTCGTCCTCGTGACTGGCTCTGAATGTTGGAAGCTAGGGGGTTTAAAGGAGATGACAAGACTTGAGATTATACGGAGTAGGCGACTCCATCAGGATCACATTACACTCCATGCTACAGGTGGAGTCCGGAACCACCTCAATATCTGTGAGatgcttaaaggggcagcacaaaATCAGACTAAAGGGTCTACACCCCGTACAGGCGTTTTCCCATgaacagacatttatggcctatcagtTGGATGTGCCCTAAATGTCCGATCAGCGAGGGTTCAACTtgtgaattatttttttggggcgtCGTTTTTACGCCGCGTGAGGATGAGATTTGTAAagtctcatcccctctgctgatACTGTAATACGccacggattttccgcaatgaaatatgTTACAGAAAACCCACAGTATTTATGCTacttgtgaacccggccttatagtGAATGGGAGATACGAGGACGACAGCTGAGCGAGCACATTCACCTATTTCTGTATCTCCCATGCTCTATAATGGGgagtaattagaaaggcctacgGCACTAGAAACGGGGGTGACCGGTAACCCATTATTCTCTGGAATGGTGGTGGGGGGTCCCAATCAGAAATGTATTGCATTTACACGTAGGCCCCTCCATGAGctggacaaaaaaaaatgaatgtcgCTCATAGCAACATATTAGGTTCAAAGTTCTCGTTAGAAATGAGGTAGGAACCAGTCAGATATTTTCTTTGTTTCCGGTCCTGCATATCTTGAGTCACAGTAGAATACCTGAAACGGAGGATACGACCCTGCGAGGAGTGGACGTTACCTTTACTTTCTTGCTCTGGAACGGGGAAGCGCTGAACAGATCGTCGTGATCATCTTTCTTCATCTGATCCAGGAATTCCCGCATCTGCTGCTTCCGTTTTAGAGTTCCCACttttgctgtgatttttattCCCTCTTTACCATTACCTGATCGGAAAGAATTCAATAAATTAGTGTCATCTCCATTATCAGCGGAACACGGGGGTCAATGTAAGGCCTCGTGCAAAAGGCAGTGAACAGAACCTGAATGGCGCCAGGCGGAGTCCCTATGACACTACTATGGTGGTATTCTCCCCTAGTAGCAGTCCTCTCCCCTGTCCTACAACCGATGGTTAAAAGGGAATCGGATtcctggcacccccgccgatcggtTTTTAAGTGGCCGCTGCGCTCGCACAGGTCGGTCCCCCtccgatcaggtattgatggtctatcctgaggataggccaccaatttcttaggactggacgacccctttaaaccTTTCCTTCCATTTGGATGAAAAAAaccgagccaaaaactgcatgtgtgatcctggactAAACAGCTCTCCACCCGCACTCCTCAATACTCTGGACTTGTTACTTATTAAAAGATACCCCCTCAATCTGCATCCCAGGACTGTAATTATTAAAGGGATGTTCCCGTTTCAGCAAACAAAAAATGATTCTCTGTATAATAAAAAGCTCACcacggcaagcagagatcttataaAGTATATTGGAGCATTAAATAAGTTATACGATAAATATCGTTATTTACGGAAATAAGTTGATAAGTTCatctcaccctttaaccccttctacACCAGACCTGTCCTGACGTAATGTCGCACGCTTTATCAGTGATGGGAGTCAGCGACTATCTTTGACCATAtccgcaaaaaagaaaaaacgtgGCCATGAAACAAAGTGACGGCCAGATGCTAAATACATATTGCGTACCCTATATACACACGCCGGTGTCTACAAACGTGCCCCTGTATTATCTGACCGTGCTTTGTCTGCTACAATAAAAACCAGAGTCCATTATATTAGTAGTGCCGTTTATTAGGACTCCTTTCTTATAGACATCACGTTCTCTCGCTGTAGATCAGGTTGAATACAGATATAAATATTACCCTTATATACAAGTATACATAAGCTCCCTGCTTACTATAGTGACCCACGTACTGTTCAGTAAAAATGTGGGTGGTCCGGATGTCGTGGCTGTTATACGGATGCTATAAGAACAACCACAGAACAGCTGACCTCTTACGTGGTGACAAAGTCTACTCCTCCTGAACCTTCATTCGGTGGCACACAAGACGTCTTCTCAGACACCTGAATGTTCTGTAGTAAGTGGTGACTTCACACCAGGATTACGCTgccacgctgtgctgtgattaccaCAATATAAGTGGAGAGAAACATTAATGTAATGGTTGTGATACCATGTCCCTTATTGCCACAGCAAACAATCATAATACACAATTAAAATTGCAGTTCGTAGTTTTATATATTCTAACCGatgcaataaataaaatatagaacTTGGCATCAATAAAAAAATAGTCCCGAATACTCAAAGCATTAAAGCATATGGATATTGCGTGTGTGAACGAGCCCTAAGTGACAAAGAAGAGACTGAGGGTATGTGGGGAATAGCAGAGTGGAGTGAAACAGTGTCTAGCATAAGACTTGTGTACAACACTGCCACCCTGTGGTCACGATCCAGTAATGCACCCTGCCTTTTATACACAAGAGCTAAACATTTATAATAATTTCTCTTAGCGGTTAATGTCATTACTTTCTTGACCCTTTTTCTTGCTAGGGTTGACTTTCTTCTTGGGTGGAGCTTTTGACGCCTTGGGCTGCTGTTTTTCCAGGTATTTCTCCTGACACTGTTCTGCAGATCGGCTTCCCACGGCCATGGCGACGTCCAGCCAGAATCCTTTTTTGTGCTTGGGCAGTGAGGACACAGCTCTGCATGAGACACAATTATCAATAAAGGTCATAATCCATATCGCAGTATCCCCGTACACAGCACAAACCATATTATACTTTCACCAGTGACCTGACCTTGTTATAATATTCTCTGTACTGAAAGCTACTAATAGGGTGATAACAGTTACAGAccccaaaggggggggggggttctcttaATTGTGACCGACAAGTTGATCAGCTAAGGCCCCATGATCAGTACTTCACGTCGCTTTGTGGGCAGTGCTACAGCGGTGATGTGTCCGTATACCcgcgtgatcgctgcagccaatcacagtggtATACGGCATGTGACTGCTGAGGACCAAGACCAGCGATCACACGGAATACcagcacgtcatcgctgcagcacgGTCAACAAATCGCGGTGTGGAGTAGCGGCTGCGCTGGAACACCTGGGGGATTTTTCAGGTGAGGAATGGGTCTCTAATTGTTCTATACCATTTTCCCCCATTGGCCAGTTTGACTAAAgtctgaatacccctttaagtgttttGTTCTGATAATTAAAAGGGATTAAGAAATTAGATTATTTATAAGCGCCAAAAAAAGTATCTCTCTAATTTATTCTGCGCCGTTCCCATCCTCCGGTCCTTACAAACTGTATGCGATGATGTGACATCTGCATGGACAATCATGGACATCATGTAAATTTTGGAAACAAGGACTGGGGACAAGCGGCGCGGGAACGGTGTAGCATTAATAAGGCAATTATATTACAGTTTTTCACATTATAAGAATAGAAATACTGATTTCTAAACACGGGAaagacttgatttttttttcttaaattgacAGGAAGGGTTACcacagatttaaagaggctctgtcaccacattataagtgtcctgtctcctccataaggagatcggtgctgtaatgtaggtgacagcagtgctttttatttagaaaaactttctattttcaccactttattagcaatttttcgctttatgctaatgagtttcttaatgcccaactgggcgtgtttttactttcgaccaagtgggcgttgtacagagaagtgtatgacgctgaccaatcagtgaccaatcagcatcatacactcctctccattcatttacacagcagcatcacgttcttactagaacacgatgtgcagccgcatacacagacattaacgttaatcaagtgtcctgataatgaatatacatgaaatccggcctggacgtcatgtgtattcagaatcctgaaacttctgaatcttttctgtgagattccagcaagccacgcgtaatttcgcgagattatgagctaaacgagatttcgtttcccttgctggaatctcacagaaaagattcagaagtgtcaggattctgaatacacatgacgtccaggctggaggtaatgtatattcattatcaggacacttgattaacgttaatgtctgtgtatgcggctgcacatcgtgttctagtaagaacgtgatgctgctgtgtaaatgaatggagaggagtgtatgatgcggattggtcactgattggtcagcgtcatacacttctctgtacaacgcccacttggtcgaaagtaaaaacacgcccagttgggcattaagaaactcattagcataaagctaaaaatcactaataaagtggtgaaaatagataatttttctaaataaaaagcattactgtcacttaCATTATAGCGAGTGcgacgatctccttatgtaggagacagggcacttataatgtggtgacagagcctctttaatgtaatcAAATGTAGACAACACTAAAATCAGAAAGCCTCAGATCACTTACAGGTATGGATCTCCGCACACCTGTTCCAGGAGGTAAAGAGTTACACATGGGTGACAATCGTGTGCACCACATTTATATGGAATTTGGCTGCCATTTTTAGCATGTATGGCCAAACGCTGATCGCCAGGGATGAGAGAAGCGGGTCCCGCGGCGATCAGCAGGTTTCATTTTAAAATTTTGGCGTAACGCTAGGATATGTTCAATCATCAGCCATCCGACCAATGTGGTCCCGtcaatcactaaaactaagcggcggTGGCAGTAGGAAAGCGGCGTTCTTTGGCTCCACTCTGCTTTTTCCGGAGGCCACATGCGCAGCCATTGCCTATAATGGGCCGAACATTTTGCTGGACATTAATAGCGTATACTACTGGTATGTCATTAAATGTCCATCACGAGACATTAGGATTCATAACCCAAATGTGCACCCCAAATATACTCAACTTTACTAAGACAGTAATACTTGCTTGTAAAGTCTCTGAACTTCTTTCTCTGACCATTCCTCTTCATAATTGATTGCCGAGAAGGGATCAAGGAGCGATCGAGACTCTGATTTTACAGCAGATCCGTTTCTCTGTGAATTTTGTTGTTGATTCTTCCGAGACGCAgcttttttctttaactttttgttGGCCTTTTTGGGTTTGTTTTGACCCGCTTTGTGGTCTTCACTTTCTTCATCGCTACCTTTACTTTCTCTGCTCGAGCCTCTGCCTGCATTGGGTTTAAACGGTTTTGGATTCTTCGGAGGCTGAATAGGTTTTCCCCGCTGCTTCACAGAGTCACTTTCCTCTTTAGACTCCGATAAATGTTCCCAAGGGGTTGTTGAATGAAACAGCTTCCTAGTTGGGCCGGGAGTGAAAACAATAGATCTTTTAGGAGCCGGATGCAAACTTAGTTCCTTCCATGACTCATCTGAAGATGTATTATCCTCCGACTCCTCAAAACGTAATGCTTGCTTTGTAATTTTTGGGGGACTGGATTCCAATGATTTTTTTGGGGGACTTGCACCTTTGGTAGTATTATTTGCCAGATTCCCTTCCTCTTTAGAATCTCTCTGCCGTTCTTGATCAGAAAGAGATGCCGGTTTTCTCGTAGATGGGGGAGTCTTCGAAAAGGGTGGCTTTTTCCCATCATCAATTTGCTTAGAGTCTTTTCCTGAAGAGGCTTTGCTTTCTGAATCCTGAGATTCTGCTAAATCGGTCTTCAGTTCTGTGGTACGAGCAGGTTGTTCTCTTTCTGGAGCAGGTACAGTAAGGGCTGGACTCTCTTGTGCACTAGCGCGTGGACTAGAAACTTTTCTCAATATGGTCTCGTAATCTGAATCTTCAGATTCTACTGAGCTAAGCATTTTTTGTGCCAAACGAGACGGtcgtttttgtttcttttgagtaTTCGTTGCTTTTCCGGAGATCTTTCTTGATATTGGCTCGGCTTCTGAATCTTGAGATTCTACTGAGCCAAGCTGTTTTTGAACAATCATCTTGTTTGGTGTTTGTTGCTTTTGCGTATTCGTTGCTTGTCCGGAGATCTTTCTTAAAATTGTCTCCTCTACTGAATCTTCAGATTCTACCGAGCCAAGTTGTTTTTGTGCCAAATGAGATggttgtttttgtttctttttggtATTCTTCGCTTTTCTGGAGACCTTTCTTAAAACTGGCTCCTCTTCTGAATCTTCAGATTCCACGGAGTCAAACTGTTTTTGTGCCAAACTAGATgattgtttttgtttcttttgagtaTTCGTTGCTTTTCCGGAGATCTTTCTCGATATTGGCTCGGCTTCTGAATCTTGAGATTCTACAGAGCCAAGCTGTTTTTGAACAACCATctcatttgttttttgtttcttcTGTGTATTCGTTGCTTGTCCGGAGTGCTTTCTTAAAATGGTCTCCTCTACTGGATCTTCAGGTTCTACCGAACCAAGTTGTTTTTGTGCCAAAGGAGACggttgtttttgtttctttttagttTTATTCGCTTTTCTGGAGACCTTTCTTGAAATTGGCTCTGCTTCTGAATCTTCAGATTCTACTGAGTCAAACTGTTTTTGTGCCAAACTAGATggttgtttttgtttattttgagTATTCGTTGCTTGTCTGGAGACTTTTCTTGATATGGACTCCTCTTCTGAATCGTCAGATTCCACCGAGCCAAGCTGTTTTTGAACAACCATCTCGTTTGGTTTTTGTTTCTTCTGTGTATTCGTTGCTTGTCTGGAGATCTTGCTTAAAATTGTCTCCTCTACTGAATCTTCAGGTTCTACCGAGCCAAGATGTTTTTGAACAACCATACCATTTGTTTTTGGTTTCTTTTGTGTATTCGTTGCTTGTCTGGAGATCTTGCTTAAAATTGTCTCCTCTACTGAATCTTCAGATTCTACCGAGCCAAGTTGTTTTTGTGCCAAATGAGATggttgtttttgtttctttttggtATTCTTCGCTTTTCTGGAGACCTTTCTTGAAACTGGCTCCTCTTTTGAATCTTCAGATTCTACGGAGTCAAGCTGTTTTTGTGCCAAACTAGatggttgtttttgtttttgagtATTCCTTGTTTTTCTGGAGACCTTTCTCGATATTGGCTCCGCTTCTGAATCTTCCGATTCTACAGAGCCAAGCTGTTTTTGAACAACCATcccatttgttttttgtttcttcTGTGTATTCGTTGCTTGTTTGGAGATCTTTCTTAAAACTGGCTCCTCTTCTGAATCTTCAGATTCCACTGAGTCAAACTGTTTTTGTGCCAAACTAGATggttgtttttgtttcttttgagtaTTCGTTGCTTTTCCGGAGACCTTTCTTGATATTGGCTCGGATTCTGAATCTTGAGATTCTACAGAGCCAAGCTGTTTTTGAACAATCATcccatttgttttttgtttcttcTGTGTATTCGTTGCTTGTCCGGAGTTCTTTTCTAAAATTGTATCCTCTACTGGATCTTCAGGTTCTACCGAGCCAAGTTGTTTTTGTGCCAAATGAGATggttgtttttgtttctttttcggTTTATTCGCTTTTCTGGAGACCTTTCTTGAAATTGGCTCTGCTTCTGAATCTTCAGATTCTACGGAGTCAAACTGTTTTTGTGCCAAACTAGATggttgtttttgtttcttttgagtaTTCGTTGCTTGCCTGGAGACCTTTCTTGATATTGACTCCTCTTCTGAATCGTTAGATTCTACAGAGCGGAGTTGTTTTTGTGCCAAATGAGATgattgtttttgtttctttttagtaTTATTCGCTTTTCTGGAGACCTTTCTTGATATTGGCTCGGCTTCTGAATCTTCAGATTCTACCGAGCCAAGCTGTTTTTGAACAACCATCacgtttgttttttgtttattttgtgtATTCGTTGCTTCTCCGGAGATCTTTCTTAAAATTGTCTCCTCTACTGAATCTTCAGATTCTACCGAGCCAAGATGTTTTTGTGCCAAACAAGATggttgtttttgtttctttttagtaTTATTCGCTTTCCTGGAGACCTTTCTTAAAATTGGCTCCTCTTCTGAATCTTGAGATTTTACCAAATCACTCTGCTTTTGTATCAACTTTTGAGGATTAGACCGTTGAGTGAAGTCTTGTTTTGAAACGAGTTCTTCTTCTGAATCTTGAGAGTCACTCTGGTTTTTTTCTGAACGAGATGGACGATTTTGCCTGTTCTGGGCATTAGCTCGTTGCCTGGAGTCCTTTCTTAAAATTGGTTCACCTTCCGAATCTGAAGACTCCACTACATAATTTAGCAATCGTTTCGaacgacggggctgttttctgttACCTACGACATGTAAAGAAAGTGAATGTGCCCTCCAAGAGTCGTCTAGTTCCTCAGAGACCCTTATTGAACTTTGTTTTTTATCAGCATTTTCagactccataaaaaaaaaatttctcctTCCCGGAGAATGTTCAGGTGTGTATTTTTCCATCTTGGTGCTAGCGAGCTTTCTTGAAAGCCACTCATCTTCTGAATCCTGAGACTCCGATGAATCATTCCTACTTGAATTAGACTCGATATAGAGAATTCTTTTTTGAACACGAGTCTGTCTCTTCGATTCCTTTCCGGAAAAAGTTTCCTTCTCGGAGTCTGGATATTTTTCTAAATCAGTCAGTGGCTGTTTGGAATGAGACGGTGGTTGTGTCTTAACTCCAACAAGCTCAAGGGGCGTCTGCTTCCGAAGAATGCCTTTCAGTATCTTTCTAGAATTCTTCCCTGAAATATTTTCCTGTTCAGAATCCTGAGGTTCTGGGAAATCCGTTTGTGCAGCAGATGAAGGTTCTTTCCTCGAAACGGCGGGGATACTAGATTGAGGTTTTCCATGATTACAATTGAGTTGCTTGCCGTCCTTTCTCAAAAGATAACCTTCTTCAGAATCACTGGGCGATTGGGCAGGAGGAGAAGACGGTTTTCGACTTGAAGTAGACAAATTAGATTTCTTCTGAATTTTGCTCCTTTCGTCAGATTTTTTTCGagaatcatcatcctcctcactcGATTCATCTATCTCCAGCACGGCTGTAGGAACTCTCCCATACGGCGCAAAATGAGACCCTTGCCTCCTACCTGAGGCAGAGCTACGTAGTCCTGCTTGTTTAGGTTTTTTTTGAGAACCACTGTCGCTCGCAGCTACAGCAAAACTAGATGTATGCATTTGAAAAGCTTTTTCCACAGAGATTGTTCTCGGTTTGCGTTTAATAGACAAAGTTGAGATCTCTTCTTCGTTCACAGTCAGGACATCATCATCTTCATGTTCCTCGGTGTCTATCCGGTTCTCAACATCCGGATCACGGTCAAATACACTGCCTCCCGTTGATGTTTCTTTTAGACCATTGTAATGAACTTTATTTTGTATACACTTCAATTTTATATCCTGTTTGGAATGCATGGGGG
This window contains:
- the MIS18BP1 gene encoding mis18-binding protein 1 isoform X2 → MFLKTNPTEPFSFPYRILHSVPLDLIEPDKLTPLKDLKKLALRHQTLANRDVLTRAPRSSLSRDCGESSDSGNVSAVQTYHERQEKGLDVASRSGFPLMNNRGSKGPRSVLQAFNPIYNFENPLDNTFLVVKDEHGSDITGAKPNVNGVVKGHQNKPLSIANIPEEYLVYDSTRNTNNIIQDPGSEEDDEVFIKNSKVRTLEDCRPAMPKKTPKISSELSESDEEFVDHFKELCELISHSQMVHIPCKQMPPVPAAASRPVESQPKEKEKISLTEWTVKGIETRGICVEGKRLDCGTMYWHSNIIVHRIHHHKLKTVSGRVYQLIGKTDTDTMIAAGYPPWLIKKFSEGFPENWKSYVRYFCEASARFRAQKKSTPPQKKSKKKKHQSKSRKKTATSSDIDHRQGPPTSKGDRKKPERGLVSELKTFCIQNTQISKVKMWSTSADNTRLSDVSCVSTTSRSGRLIKPVLKYWCGERLSVDCLLSTNIIREGNDALSASLEKVFYRSSNKKRKAPSHRKEMPKKPPPSKRTSKQEAPHQLNAMTPKFKTTEKTHFKSLRSKKAQETNIKALLKSPRVLLTPMHSKQDIKLKCIQNKVHYNGLKETSTGGSVFDRDPDVENRIDTEEHEDDDVLTVNEEEISTLSIKRKPRTISVEKAFQMHTSSFAVAASDSGSQKKPKQAGLRSSASGRRQGSHFAPYGRVPTAVLEIDESSEEDDDSRKKSDERSKIQKKSNLSTSSRKPSSPPAQSPSDSEEGYLLRKDGKQLNCNHGKPQSSIPAVSRKEPSSAAQTDFPEPQDSEQENISGKNSRKILKGILRKQTPLELVGVKTQPPSHSKQPLTDLEKYPDSEKETFSGKESKRQTRVQKRILYIESNSSRNDSSESQDSEDEWLSRKLASTKMEKYTPEHSPGRRNFFFMESENADKKQSSIRVSEELDDSWRAHSLSLHVVGNRKQPRRSKRLLNYVVESSDSEGEPILRKDSRQRANAQNRQNRPSRSEKNQSDSQDSEEELVSKQDFTQRSNPQKLIQKQSDLVKSQDSEEEPILRKVSRKANNTKKKQKQPSCLAQKHLGSVESEDSVEETILRKISGEATNTQNKQKTNVMVVQKQLGSVESEDSEAEPISRKVSRKANNTKKKQKQSSHLAQKQLRSVESNDSEEESISRKVSRQATNTQKKQKQPSSLAQKQFDSVESEDSEAEPISRKVSRKANKPKKKQKQPSHLAQKQLGSVEPEDPVEDTILEKNSGQATNTQKKQKTNGMIVQKQLGSVESQDSESEPISRKVSGKATNTQKKQKQPSSLAQKQFDSVESEDSEEEPVLRKISKQATNTQKKQKTNGMVVQKQLGSVESEDSEAEPISRKVSRKTRNTQKQKQPSSLAQKQLDSVESEDSKEEPVSRKVSRKAKNTKKKQKQPSHLAQKQLGSVESEDSVEETILSKISRQATNTQKKPKTNGMVVQKHLGSVEPEDSVEETILSKISRQATNTQKKQKPNEMVVQKQLGSVESDDSEEESISRKVSRQATNTQNKQKQPSSLAQKQFDSVESEDSEAEPISRKVSRKANKTKKKQKQPSPLAQKQLGSVEPEDPVEETILRKHSGQATNTQKKQKTNEMVVQKQLGSVESQDSEAEPISRKISGKATNTQKKQKQSSSLAQKQFDSVESEDSEEEPVLRKVSRKAKNTKKKQKQPSHLAQKQLGSVESEDSVEETILRKISGQATNTQKQQTPNKMIVQKQLGSVESQDSEAEPISRKISGKATNTQKKQKRPSRLAQKMLSSVESEDSDYETILRKVSSPRASAQESPALTVPAPEREQPARTTELKTDLAESQDSESKASSGKDSKQIDDGKKPPFSKTPPSTRKPASLSDQERQRDSKEEGNLANNTTKGASPPKKSLESSPPKITKQALRFEESEDNTSSDESWKELSLHPAPKRSIVFTPGPTRKLFHSTTPWEHLSESKEESDSVKQRGKPIQPPKNPKPFKPNAGRGSSRESKGSDEESEDHKAGQNKPKKANKKLKKKAASRKNQQQNSQRNGSAVKSESRSLLDPFSAINYEEEWSEKEVQRLYKAVSSLPKHKKGFWLDVAMAVGSRSAEQCQEKYLEKQQPKASKAPPKKKVNPSKKKGQETQRGSVILV